The sequence below is a genomic window from Cicer arietinum cultivar CDC Frontier isolate Library 1 chromosome 6, Cicar.CDCFrontier_v2.0, whole genome shotgun sequence.
CTACTTGTAGGGATGACCTATTTCGAGCTTCTGAAGGCAATGAAGGAACCGATACATATCTACCAGCTTCTTGATCCCAAACAACTGATGTCCGTTTCACATCTCTTAGAATGGACGGGCCAGAAGCTGAAAGCATTAACGGGTCGTTACTTGTTCCCTTCGGCATCAATGTTCCATCAAATCCAAGAGAAGGATTGGATATTGGGTTCCTAAAGTTCGGGAATGTTGTTTTAGAAGTTAAAGGGCACTCAGGCACCAAACTAGGAACTGAAGTACCAGCCCTGAAGCCACCCAAAGTGCGCCCCTGTGGAAGAGGACTGAGTGTAACTGCCTCTTGAACATGGCTTGGACTACTGAAACTACTCATACTTAAAGTTCCAGTTTCATACTCGTCGCGACTTCCTTGACTGGGAGCAATTGAATTCCTCACCGGAGACAATCTCGACTCATATTTCATTTCCTTATTAGTTCCAGTCTCTGTGCTCATACTACTTCTCATGCTCATGTTGCCACTAGAACTTAATTCTGCATCAGGTGGACGGTGGTTATCTACAGGTCGCAAAACTGAAGAAGATGCCCTCGCTTTTGCAGCAGCTCTCACCGCCTCTTGAGAATCCAACTTAGCTAGCTTCCAAGCACTAATACGAACAGGCCTTTTTGGCATCCTTTGCCCTCTTTCTGCAATCCCAGCTGCATCTGGATCAACAGTTGAGGGCAGCATTCCAGGCTCCAAGTGAGGCACAACTTCATCCTAAAACCATCGATTAAGGCAAACTCCATAAACCAAGTCACAAAAATACCTTTTAAgagcaaaattaaaattatttcttgTCAAGAAAGACAGTCAAATGTGTTAACATTTAATTTGCATAATTAAAGGTTCATTAGATATAagtataaaagatttaaattaaatagattAAGACATGAAAAATAACTAATAAGGCACATTAATGTGAATttcttttgtatatattttataagattGTTACTTGTACTATGATGATTTGGTTTTCTACAGAGAGTGGAGTACAACTGTAGTCGGTACAACAAAGTATTAACTGTTAACTGCAATCTTGTAAAGCCAATGCAGCAGTTTTCTTGATGTTAGGTCTAAAAGCTTTCTCAATGGCACAAGCGTGCAAGAGTTACTTGTCATCTATTTGAAGAAGCAACTAGATACAGAACAGCTTGCATAATTTAAAGTCAAAAAGAATCTTTGGGTACTTAATATCACATCATAATTGATTATGGTTCAATCAATAATTACTTGGATGCAAATAAATTTCAATCTAAGTACCTGATAATCCACGAATATCCTAGGAGGGGTACACCATGCCCCTTTGTACTGCAACCCAAGAGAACTTCCTCCACTCAAACCAGTTGTGGCTGAGCCTGTTGGAGAGTAAAGTACATCATTTGGTAAATCCTCATCTACAGATGCCCCAGCAGGTGCGTCGCTCATGGCTCTCATTGCTACAACATATTCATAGGTTGTGATACCCTGAACCAACAGAAGAAAGGGTAGAAGATAAGAGTACCACTCTATGTGTGAACTGACTAAAATTATGGGCAGAAACTTAAAAGCTAATAGTGATATTTAAATCTCAGGGTAATAGCTAGACATCCCAGGCACAATTCAGAAACACACACCAAGTATACAGCTGTTTCATTAGAAGGATGTTTTACCATTCTCTGTCTTTGTATTCTAATTTCGTAAGttaaatatagtttttcttctttcataatagaaaaacaataaaattagcTTTCCATTCTCTCTAAGCGAACAATTACATCCAGATATCCTTTTTGAAACTTATCCCAGAAAAATTTTATGCAGTGACCACACTGCTATTTTGTCTTCCAAATAAATGGGTTTCAATTATGGGAGAACAACTTATATATACCAACTCATTCAAAAAATGATCTATTTCTAGAGAAAAAAATCTAGAGCTCCGATATGTGTAACTTAAGATTCATTGCATAGAGTTCGCTCAATTGAATTAAATTAGAAAAGCAGTATAGGTTTTATAGAAGCATGTACAAAGGAATGGGGATGGGGAATAAAAAAGAACAGAAAAACAACCTCAGAATCTCAGCTACTGAATCACTGACCTTCCTGATTAGGATCATGTGGAAAAAGAAAAGCTCACCCAAAGGCACACAAGCCAAGACAGAAACTGCAGTGCATATGACCTACACATATTGAACAGAGaaacataaattttcaaatatacatAATGATGGCCCGTTACCATATTCGGATTACTATAAAACATAAATAGATAGAAGATATACCACAACTACAGCAAATGGGGGACGAGAGAATCCATTCCCAAGTCTATCAATGATTTCAGATTCCATTCCTCTCTTGTTAACAAAGAAACGCACTAAAACAGCAATGCCGACTCCAGCTTCAATAACAAGCTGAAGTGCAGAAGAATAAGTACAAAAAACATTATTAGCAACTACACAaatgattgcttttaaataataaGTAATTTGTGGACCAACATACGTACCCATGCAAGACTAAAGGCCATAAGAGAAATAAAAGAATGGTAATTTTTCTGCCCCACACAGTTGTTAAGCCACTGCAGCAATGTGACGTATCAAGTGAAGATCAAAGTTGAAAAGAACCGGATAAAATGTTAAACCAGAATTTAACAACACTCCAAGATGTAAGCTTTCACTCATTAAAACAAAGCATACCCGACAATGGTGATCAAAGCCATCAACACATTTGTCACAACTTCTACAATGTTTACTGAACTTGCGCACCTACACCATGCGAAAGAAATCATACAAACTGAGGTAGAAGCAGAGATCTAAGGTTTAAAGTTACTTGTCTAAAATCTTAATATTCGCAACTGAATGCAACCACAAATGTTTATAAAACTAGATAAACCAAAATTGTGTCCAAAATATTTAGTGGCAGGAATTTCCAAAAATAGATAAAGGAATGAAAGCAAAAGGGCTCATAATTCAGTAGCATCTCTACACCAGGAAGTGGAAGTCCCAAGTTAAATTAGCACCTCAACTAGATAAAAAGTTTTGGCCAAAATTTCATTGACCAAAAAAGAGAGATATCGTTGATGAGAAGAGAAGAAAATATATAAGAGAATGTGTTAAGCGGTAAAGAAAATCCCATAGGAGAATATGCCATAAATACATtattacataaaaattatttaatatcatcTTAATGATTTGCTCAAAGCCTCAGACTTAGTTTATATCAACAAATAATGGTGTtcaaaggagaaaaaaaagtaCTATTTTAGTGATTATTCATCCCATGATTTGTTGTTGAACTAGTGACATAAGTATATGCAATGCCATTAATAGCAAAATAAGGGTAAAAGAAAATGTAACAAGTGTCACTAACAACCAAAGTGATAGaaacagaaagaacaaaaattgaaatatattcaGCAAAGTATCAAACAGTCATAAATCACAACATAATACCTCAGCGTTGCACAAAGTACAGAACAGAGCATCTTCCCCACCACCCTGCTCATCGGCTGTTGCTTCCTGTTTCCGGCAATCTTCATGAGAAAACACGAAGCAGAAAATTCCTCCAATTACATCACATGAGTTTGGAATATTCTGATTTCTCAAATCATCTACTCTGCTGGGATCTTCCACTGAACTTTTCTTGCTCATATTTGTCACAGACCTTCTGGAAGCGGCGGAATACGTGGAAGAGTGCTCTCCTGCAACAACATCGCCATGTTCAGAAGATTGGTGCTTACCCAATAAACCATGGGCAGCGTCAAACTTATTTCCCACTCTACGGTCAAATTTAGACATAATGCCCGGATCTGCAGGGTTAATTGCAGTACATCTGACATAAAGAATGAAAACAATGAGTGCCTGCAATGCCACAAGAATGAGACAATATAAGCCATACCTCTTGTAGGTAAGTAAATAATATAGGCTATATAAGGTGGATTCATAAAAAGGAAGTTTGCATACCACAGGAGAGTAGATACCAATAAAGGAGTATTCCCATATTTGACCTCCAACAAATGGAGCAAGGAAAGCATAGAAAGCAATCACCAACAGGCAGAATACAGTGATTGCAACAACCTATTCATGTAAGAACCaacaattttagaaaaataagttGACATGCCAGCAACTGATAAAATATAAGTCACTGGAGTCAGTGTAATCAAAACACTGAGCATGAGCATTGAGTAAATCAACaagaatatgaaaaaataacatttttattttcctaATGCGAGgatcaaaatcatttaatagTGCATGGGTGATGGGTCATGTAGTCAACAAAAATTAAGTTACTTATTATATATAGTAGGGTAAATATAGTTCTCTGCCTGTGAGAGATGCCCCgcttacattattttttattttgaaatactaCACATCCTTCCttagatatattaaaatgtGTTACACTTAcagttcatattattattaatgtgaATGAACTTCTTAGGGGTGGATTTTCTCTCTAAGCATCATCATTAGCTTGTTTTAAACCCCTTAACACTGCCATTGGAActttagaaaattaaataaagatttCGGTTGAAGAGATAAAGCCAAATAGTAGAGGTATtcaaaacttcattttcattttctaaagtCTTATAGAAGTGTTTAAAACTAACAGAAAGTGACATTAAGAGCCTCAGAGGCTTAATCATAAGTCATGATGACTTCTCGTCACTGCCAACAATTATGTTTACACTAGAATGATGTGAAGCGATTGTGCACGTTCATTTCTGAGAGAAGGAAAGGGTAACTTTTCAAAATGAATCGAGATCCTCCacaatttactttaaaaaagcACAAGTTCCTGACCTTTCGAAAATTGTAGTTctataataaattttgtaataaaattcgTTGAATATAATGGATTATAACATCAGCGGTTGTAGTTTATAAAAGTGCCTTACAAATTAGAGGGGAAAAGAAGGAAATTTGAGTATCGCATGGAAAAGTAGTGTCATTTATCCTACATATAATAACACTATATTTGAGTATTTTCGAAACCTGATTTTGAAAGAACTTaattttgcaaaattaatattaactttttttattcaaaaattaatattaacttgattaaagaaaaatcaCTTTTCACACCCACCAAACATGAGCTATATCATAATTGGCATCCTAAAAACTTGCAGCACATTTTCGCCCCCTATCGCCCACAGATCCATTATATcctccaaaattaaaatttttacagTCCAATCTACCAGAATGAGATTTATAGATATCACGTTTCTATTCTGCATCATCAAATTTATCAACTAACAACCAAAACACAACACACCTGCCATTGCATGCTTACTTGCAGGTTTATAGCTTCGGAATTAAGACACAGAATATGAGAAATGTACAGATGTCAAATTCTACACTCTATACTATTTCATTTAGTTCATAACCAAATGAAGATCTATGCAAGACATAATAGATAAAAGGGGGAAAGTGAAACTATTCGATCTTTACATCTCATCTTCACCCACCCCAAAAAAGACAATTTGCAGGATTGTTATTATTCcaaataatttttctcttttttagcttcaaaaaaaaaaaaaaaaacctgttTATGCTATGTTTGGTTTCCCAGCAACTATGCCAATTTTGCATTCGAAGCCAAGATTTGCCGTGAATTTGTGAAGCTAGAAATTCTAGAGTTTAACTAAACGCATGTTTTCACCGTGAATCTCTATATTTCCAAACTTACActtagtaaataattttatccaacaaaaaaaaatccctttatttttatttggaattTTGCAAACCTTCATTAAAATAAAGGGGGAAAATTAATCAAGATGAAACACACCCTGAGTCTTCAGATGctaaacaaaaaatgaattcCTAACTCAACTACCAGAAAGTAAACCAAGATAGCAGCAAAATCATGCGTTAATCATAGAAACgacagaaaataaaaaaaaaaaggaaaacaaagcGATAAGAGGAACTACGCAATGAAGATAGATGTTATTAAATCGGAACCAAAATAGTGATGAATAATAAAGGAATTGAGAAAACCCTAAGAAAAAGTGAAAAAGGTTAACCTGAAAAGTGTGCGCAGGTAATTGCCAGCCATGTTTTCTGACCATGACTGAAGCTTTGGTGAATTGAGAATTGAGAATTGagaattgtgaattgtgaaTTGTGAGAGTGTCACTCACTCATTCAGTGACCTAAAACTAACAAAACAAGCGCGCGCACTCACTTGCTATTTCCAGCAGCAGAAAGACAAAGGAATAATAGGAAACGAaaccaattaattaaatatttagaaaatatacCTAATCCCAAAATAGAAACATTTCTTACACACTAATAATATACCAActtctttgttttttctttttcattaactatttaatctttttaaataataatgtttCAACTACTAGGACGCGTTTGTGATTTTCACGACTCGTTTGTTTGGAATTTTATCCTAAACAAtactgttttttatttatttattttttaaatttatttattttttaaataaatatttgaagaatTCTTGGACGGGTCATTGATAAAGACAATTTCTGATgtaattcattaaaattgatATAGTCTGTTtttttttaggcttaattgcagtttttgtccccctattttagctgaatcgcgaaagtagtctctccattttgtttctccccagttttggtccccaaataaaattttagtccaaaacttgatgaaattttagtttttaaagtcgtactacacaatttatgatcatatatttcaagtacaattgttgcaaatgagatcttgagacattgtgtgatttaaataaatataaaaaaaatgaaatttcatcaagttttgaactaaaattctgtttgggggaccaaaactgaggagaaacaaaatggagggactactttcgcgattcagttaaaatagggggattaaaactgcaattaagcctttttttttttaatcttaatatagtctttaaatattattatagagattatcatgtaaatatttaagaagatgtttttttttctttgacttaatttatgaagattttttaaattttatttaattaagtcttataaaaaaaagtaattaaatgaCGTTTTAATTGATCCAGACTGAACtatatagatataaaaataGTTACGTTGTGGATGTATATCGTatagaattataaaaaatatattgtattatatatataatttaaaagaaaagtgatatgtttgtacccaaaaaaagtGATATATGTTTTGGGTTTCCATGGATTTTACCTAAAAGtaaatttgattcaaaattagcATGAATTTCGCAATTTAATGCAAAAGCTATTT
It includes:
- the LOC101512101 gene encoding probable protein S-acyltransferase 19, encoding MVRKHGWQLPAHTFQVVAITVFCLLVIAFYAFLAPFVGGQIWEYSFIGIYSPVALIVFILYVRCTAINPADPGIMSKFDRRVGNKFDAAHGLLGKHQSSEHGDVVAGEHSSTYSAASRRSVTNMSKKSSVEDPSRVDDLRNQNIPNSCDVIGGIFCFVFSHEDCRKQEATADEQGGGEDALFCTLCNAEVRKFSKHCRSCDKCVDGFDHHCRWLNNCVGQKNYHSFISLMAFSLAWLVIEAGVGIAVLVRFFVNKRGMESEIIDRLGNGFSRPPFAVVVVICTAVSVLACVPLGELFFFHMILIRKGITTYEYVVAMRAMSDAPAGASVDEDLPNDVLYSPTGSATTGLSGGSSLGLQYKGAWCTPPRIFVDYQDEVVPHLEPGMLPSTVDPDAAGIAERGQRMPKRPVRISAWKLAKLDSQEAVRAAAKARASSSVLRPVDNHRPPDAELSSSGNMSMRSSMSTETGTNKEMKYESRLSPVRNSIAPSQGSRDEYETGTLSMSSFSSPSHVQEAVTLSPLPQGRTLGGFRAGTSVPSLVPECPLTSKTTFPNFRNPISNPSLGFDGTLMPKGTSNDPLMLSASGPSILRDVKRTSVVWDQEAGRYVSVPSLPSEARNRSSLQVELPNSVTETNNIGRKPVIPPQELSSSAPKSPRQHAQNLMYTGDSIFFGGPFLSVPAKDGLKNERHLGSVEARDSTTVNLPQEPRYRRDSHSNQLPVFVPGGFENTLQPRSGMN